A stretch of Arthrobacter sunyaminii DNA encodes these proteins:
- a CDS encoding PRC-barrel domain-containing protein, producing MADEFVLHELQGSTVWAKDGERLGLVGQVHLDRATGVPEWITVALGLFEARQHFVPLAGARRDDDDIYVNYSRQVVDDSPQVDPDGALSPAEETLLTDYYKDF from the coding sequence ATGGCAGATGAATTTGTCCTCCACGAACTTCAGGGGTCCACGGTCTGGGCCAAGGACGGTGAGCGGCTGGGGCTGGTGGGCCAGGTCCATCTGGACCGGGCAACCGGTGTGCCGGAGTGGATTACTGTTGCGCTGGGCCTGTTTGAAGCCCGCCAGCACTTTGTTCCTTTGGCGGGCGCACGCCGGGACGACGACGACATCTACGTGAATTACAGCCGGCAGGTGGTGGATGACTCGCCGCAGGTTGACCCCGACGGCGCGCTCAGCCCGGCGGAGGAGACCCTGCTGACGGACTACTACAAGGATTTCTGA
- a CDS encoding mechanosensitive ion channel family protein: MQDVLSVASGLKPVFALLIAVAAALVLARIVRESMAKIFRRVPRIREVIALGRNPLRLVLSLIGVRIALGATAVGFDWFEPVSYILTLALIASLAWLAVVVLLIIEAMLLTKYTTDTKDNRRMRRLKTQVMLGRRVGVAIIITIAVACVLLTIPEVQALGAGILASAGLISIVAGLAVQSTLTNVFAGMQLAFTDAIRVDDVVVVETQWGTIEEITMTYVVVHLWDDRRLILPSTYFTTTPFENWTRKQSAILGTVELDLDWRAPVGDLRTHLKKTLAETDLWDGRTGVLQITDAIKGLVRVRILVSAADSGALFDLRCLVREAMVTYMQEWHPGGLPRQRWEEVKSRAPEVHRNARPQAGGDPADTSTSQFFTGSLEAVDRRHSFAGPGKEVYAEREENSAEDEGLRR, encoded by the coding sequence ATGCAAGACGTCCTCTCTGTTGCCTCCGGCCTCAAACCCGTATTTGCCCTCCTGATCGCCGTCGCGGCAGCCTTGGTGCTGGCGCGGATAGTGCGTGAGTCCATGGCGAAGATCTTCCGGCGCGTCCCGCGGATCCGTGAGGTCATTGCGCTGGGACGCAACCCCCTGCGGCTGGTGCTGTCCCTGATCGGTGTGCGGATTGCCCTCGGTGCCACCGCTGTCGGCTTCGACTGGTTCGAACCGGTCAGCTATATCCTCACCCTGGCCCTGATTGCCTCGCTGGCCTGGCTGGCCGTTGTTGTCCTGCTCATCATCGAAGCGATGCTGCTCACCAAGTACACGACGGACACCAAGGACAACCGCCGGATGCGCCGGCTCAAGACGCAGGTCATGCTGGGCCGGCGGGTAGGTGTGGCCATCATCATCACGATTGCCGTGGCCTGCGTCCTGCTCACTATTCCTGAGGTTCAGGCCCTTGGCGCCGGTATCCTGGCCTCCGCCGGTTTGATCTCCATCGTCGCCGGTCTGGCGGTGCAGAGCACGCTGACCAATGTGTTTGCCGGCATGCAGCTTGCCTTCACTGACGCCATCCGGGTGGATGACGTTGTGGTGGTGGAAACCCAGTGGGGAACCATCGAAGAAATCACGATGACTTATGTGGTGGTGCACCTCTGGGATGACCGCCGTCTGATCCTGCCGTCCACCTATTTCACCACCACGCCGTTCGAGAACTGGACGCGGAAACAGTCCGCCATCCTCGGCACGGTGGAACTGGACCTGGACTGGCGTGCACCGGTGGGGGACCTGCGCACCCATCTGAAGAAGACTCTGGCGGAAACCGACCTCTGGGACGGCCGCACCGGCGTTCTCCAGATCACCGATGCGATAAAAGGCCTGGTCCGGGTGCGCATCCTGGTCAGCGCCGCGGACAGCGGTGCCCTGTTTGACCTGCGCTGCCTGGTGCGTGAAGCGATGGTGACCTATATGCAGGAATGGCATCCGGGAGGCCTGCCCCGCCAGCGCTGGGAAGAAGTGAAGTCCAGGGCTCCGGAGGTGCACCGGAATGCCCGCCCGCAGGCCGGCGGGGATCCGGCGGACACCAGCACCTCGCAGTTCTTCACGGGTTCGCTTGAAGCCGTGGACCGCCGGCACTCCTTCGCCGGGCCGGGGAAAGAGGTTTATGCGGAGCGGGAGGAGAACTCTGCCGAGGACGAGGGACTCCGCCGCTGA